In Deltaproteobacteria bacterium, the sequence CCGTCACCGCCGTGGTCGGCGGCGGCATGGTCGAGGCCGTCTTCAACGGCAAGATGGAGTGCGTGTCGCTGCGCATCAAACCCGAGGTCGTCGATCCGAAAGAACTTGAGATGCTGCAGGAGCTCATCCTCGCGGCCGTCAACGACGGCGTGCGCCGCGCGCAGGCGATGGCGAACGAAGAAATCGGCAAGATCGCCGGCGGCCTGAAGCTCCCGGGGATCCTGTGAACGAACCCCTCACGAACCTGTGCGTGCTCATCATGGCGGGCGGCCACGGCACGCGCTTCTGGCCGTGGAGCAGCGAGCTGCTGCCCAAGCAGTTCCTGCCGCTCGCGCACCCCGAACGTTCGCTGCTCCAGCAGACGTGCGACCGCGTCGCGGACCTCGCGCCCGTCGAGCGCATCTTCGTGCTGACGAACCGCGAGCACGTTTCCATCGTGCGCACGCAGTTGCCGCAGATCCCACCCGCCAACATCATCGGCGAGCCCGTGCTGCGCGACACCGCCGC encodes:
- a CDS encoding YbaB/EbfC family nucleoid-associated protein, whose product is MKNVTELLQMAKKAQEQIASAQAELATKTVTAVVGGGMVEAVFNGKMECVSLRIKPEVVDPKELEMLQELILAAVNDGVRRAQAMANEEIGKIAGGLKLPGIL